GTCGTGCTCGGGTTGGCGGCGCCCCTCGTGCTCGAGGCGGTCAACCGGGCTATGAACCCGTATGCGGTGATAGCGACAGGGGGGCTTGTGCTGGCAGGCGGGTACTTCCTTCGCTGGTGTGTAGCCGAGGCGGGTATGGCACCCGATATCGTGGCTTCGGTCATGGGCGTGCTTGGGATACAATGAGTGCGATCACGGAAGACATAAGCGAGAGGTGCAGATAAGCGACGTGGTGTTGTTCGAGGTAGACAAAGAGAGCGATCTTCCCATCTGGGTGCAGTTGCGAAACCGCCTGGTCTACCTGATAACGACGGGGTATTACAAGCCGGGTGAGAAGCTGCCGACCGTGCGCGGTTTGGCAGCCGAGATATCCATCAACTTCAACACGGTCAACAAGGCCTATATCAGCTTGGTTGACGAGGGCTACATCGATTCGAAGCCCGGTCGCGGTGCGATCGTGCGCGAGGTCGAGCAGGAACAGAAGGAAAAGTTTGAATCGGTCGACACGCTCATCGAGGATTGCGTGGATGCGTGTCTGGCCATGGGGCTTACGTTCGACGATGTGAACAAACGCATCAAGAAGAAGATGCGCGAGATGGAAAAGACCAGAACCGATGGCTGAGGCGGGACGAAAGAGGACGGGCCGTATGAAAGACGAGAAGGCGAAGGTCAAAGAAGCGGGCCGCCACGGGGTGGTAGCCGAAACCCAGGTGCTTGAAACCGATCGAGTCGCATCGAAGGCAGGTGCGCTCATATTCGCGATCGCGCTGTTTGTGGTCGTATTCGCTCTCGTGCAGGGCGTATGGCTGTACGCGGCGGGCGCTGCCGATGTGGCGAGTGTGGCCGTTTCGATTATCGTGGCATGGCTTGCGACGTCTGCCGTGCACATTGCAAACCAATGGGAAAAGATAGTCGTGCTCAGGTTCGGCAAGCTCAACAGGGTGTCGGGGCCGGGGCTCGTGTTCACGATACCGATCGTCGAGCACTGCTCGCTTCGGGTGGACATGCGCACGCGCTCGGTTCCGTTCGGGGCGAAGCAAACGCTCACGGCCGATCTCATTCCGCTCGACATCGATGCCGTGCTGTACTGGATGGTGTGGGATGCCGAGAAGGCGTGCATGGAAATCAACAACTACAGCCTCGCCGTGCAGCTGGCCGCCCAAACCGCGCTGCGCGATGCGATCGGCCGCTCGAGCGTGGCCGAGATAACCATCCGCCGCAACCAGCTCGACAAGGAGCTCACCCAGGTGCTCGACGAGAAGACGTCTGCGTGGGGGATTACCATCATGTCGGTCGAGATCAGGGATATCATCGTGCCCGAGGCGCTCCAAGAGGCCATGTCTCTTGAGGCGCAAGCCGAACAGCGCAAAAAGGCGCGCATCATCCTCATGGAGGCGGAACAGGCGATTTCCGAGATGGCAACCGAAGTGGGCGAGACGTACGGCGACAACGACAATGCGATGAAGCTCAGGCGCATGCACCTTCTGTACGAGAGCGTGCGCGACACGGGCGGCACGGTTGTGGTGCCGAGCTCGTTTGCCGAAGGATTCGGCGACGTGTTCCCCGATGATGTGGGAAAAATCCTCGGGAAATAGCGCTTTGCGCGCTGAATTTATCCACAAAATAGAATAATTCGTTCGAAAGTTGTACTAGGACAAGTCTTGATTATCCTAGTACAACTTGGTATCGTGCAACCAGTGGGATTTGGCCAATTCTCAGAAGGTATAGTGGGGGATATCCTGAAGGATGGGGTTCGCGTCGCATGCATTGGGCGATGGGAGCCAGAAGGGGATATCCCGACAGAATCTTAGGAGGAGAAATGTCGGGAACGAACAGCTCGCAAGGCGGGCTTACCCGTAGAAGCTTTCTCAAGACGACCGGGGCTGTGGCGGGAGCTGCGGGGGTTGTGGGTGTCAGCTCGATGCTGAGCAGCGTCGCCGTTACGGAAGCGCACGCCGAGGGAGCTGCAGCCGTTGACGGCGAACAGGTTTTTCGCACATCATGCCGGGGTAATTGCGGTAGTCGCTGTCCGCAAGAAGTAGTAGTTCGAGACGGCAAGGTTGTACGTACGACCGCAGCGCAGCTTCCCGGCGAGGACAACGTTCGCCGTCGACTATGCGTGAAAGGCTATACGCAACCGCAGCGCCTTTACGAGCCCGATCGCCTGAAATACCCCATGAAGCGCGTCGGATGGAGCCCTGAGAGCCCTAACGGAGAGCAGCGTGGTAACGACGAATGGGAGCGCATCAGCTGGGACGAAGCCATTGAAACTGTTTCTGCGGAAATAGGCAGGATCATGAAAGAGCACGGACCCTCGTCTGTTGCCCTTTGGACCTCCTACGGGTCGAACAACGTACTGAACGGTACGTCGGCTGGGTTCATGTCGGTTGCGTACGGTCGCTTCATCACCTCAACGGGTATCACGGTGCTTGGTGCAAGCGCAGACTATGCCCAGCTCAAAACTCAGATGTCCGATCTTGCGGTGACGGGCAACGATTGCGCCGACATTGCAAATTCGAAAACCATCATGGCGTGGGGCGGCAATCCAGCTGAAGCATACATCCACGATTGGCAGTTCGTCTGCGAGGCTCGCGAGAAGGGTGCAAAACTTATCACGATCGACCCGCAGTATACGGCGTCAGCCATGCATTCCGATATCTACGTGCCGATTCGCCCCGGAACTGATGGTGCATTAATGCTCGGAATGGCAAACTACATCATTGAAAACGATCTGATCGATTATGATTTTATGAAACAAAAAACCGTGTCGCCGCTGCTCATTAAAGAGGACGGCACGTATTTTCGTATGAGCGACCTCGGCGTTGAGCCTACTGAGGGACCAATCAATCCTTATACGGGCATGCCGAGCATCATCGATCCGAATGTCGTATGGGATAGTGCGGCGAACGGCCCCGTTATGGCTGCGATGGCGAGCGATCCCGAGCTGCTCGGCAGCTTCGAGGTCGAGGGCGTGAGCGTGCAGACTGTGTATCAGAAGACCAAAGACAGTATCACTGAGTATACGGTGGAAAAGGCTGCGGAGATATGCGATCTTCCCGTGGAGACCGTGGAGATGTTGGCAAAAACCTATGCCACTGAAGGTCCCGTCGCGGTTCTCACGTATCAGGGCATCGGCCATCACGTGAATTCGCACCATAACTATAAAAACCTGTCGTTGATTGGGGCTCTTACGGGAAATGCCGGGAAACCTGGAGCAATGCTATTTCGTGCTTACGGAACCAGCATGCCAACGAATTCGCAAGAGTTTATGCTGGGCAAAGTCGCGCTCAACATTTGCGGAATGTACTTACCGCAGATCATTGAGACAAAGAAGTGGGCGGGCAATGATCTCGATATTCGCATGCTGTTCTGCACGAACGGCAATATGCTGTCCTGTGAATCGGGTCGCGT
Above is a genomic segment from Raoultibacter phocaeensis containing:
- a CDS encoding GntR family transcriptional regulator, which encodes MQISDVVLFEVDKESDLPIWVQLRNRLVYLITTGYYKPGEKLPTVRGLAAEISINFNTVNKAYISLVDEGYIDSKPGRGAIVREVEQEQKEKFESVDTLIEDCVDACLAMGLTFDDVNKRIKKKMREMEKTRTDG
- a CDS encoding slipin family protein codes for the protein MKDEKAKVKEAGRHGVVAETQVLETDRVASKAGALIFAIALFVVVFALVQGVWLYAAGAADVASVAVSIIVAWLATSAVHIANQWEKIVVLRFGKLNRVSGPGLVFTIPIVEHCSLRVDMRTRSVPFGAKQTLTADLIPLDIDAVLYWMVWDAEKACMEINNYSLAVQLAAQTALRDAIGRSSVAEITIRRNQLDKELTQVLDEKTSAWGITIMSVEIRDIIVPEALQEAMSLEAQAEQRKKARIILMEAEQAISEMATEVGETYGDNDNAMKLRRMHLLYESVRDTGGTVVVPSSFAEGFGDVFPDDVGKILGK
- a CDS encoding molybdopterin-containing oxidoreductase family protein encodes the protein MSGTNSSQGGLTRRSFLKTTGAVAGAAGVVGVSSMLSSVAVTEAHAEGAAAVDGEQVFRTSCRGNCGSRCPQEVVVRDGKVVRTTAAQLPGEDNVRRRLCVKGYTQPQRLYEPDRLKYPMKRVGWSPESPNGEQRGNDEWERISWDEAIETVSAEIGRIMKEHGPSSVALWTSYGSNNVLNGTSAGFMSVAYGRFITSTGITVLGASADYAQLKTQMSDLAVTGNDCADIANSKTIMAWGGNPAEAYIHDWQFVCEAREKGAKLITIDPQYTASAMHSDIYVPIRPGTDGALMLGMANYIIENDLIDYDFMKQKTVSPLLIKEDGTYFRMSDLGVEPTEGPINPYTGMPSIIDPNVVWDSAANGPVMAAMASDPELLGSFEVEGVSVQTVYQKTKDSITEYTVEKAAEICDLPVETVEMLAKTYATEGPVAVLTYQGIGHHVNSHHNYKNLSLIGALTGNAGKPGAMLFRAYGTSMPTNSQEFMLGKVALNICGMYLPQIIETKKWAGNDLDIRMLFCTNGNMLSCESGRVKLIEAVKKVDCIVCADVNMTDTARFADILLPVTHAYETEDFDGGGSTPFPTYYHKVVDPHYECKTDLEIMRLIADKLGMGEIYAKSDEEFLRAIIDTPANIQGGCGYDDFHKGELVKNYAFTEKVLVDTFEKTPTQRLQYYIEKPMPRNNFGQEIADYERIPHYEHANEAYWENPLREKYPLMGCSEHPKYHVHSQCAHTPWLRELEPEPLLKVNASDAKERGIEQGDVVKVYNDHGYAVLKALVTEGIKPGVVSIPHGWQQEQFVEGHTQDLTSIQMNDFVSNSAFYDFLCEVEKYQ